AAATCATTatccatgatttatttttaaatacatctaTGTTTTtgctaaagttaaaataattacaatggaACTTTAAGCAATTATTACGGTTCAACTTCAtgaagtatttgttttctttttgttgagatggagtctcgctcagtcgcccaggctggagtgcagcagcgtgatctcaactcagcgccacctctgtctcccaggttcaagtgattctcctgcctcagcctcccgagtagctgggattacaggtgcagactaccaagcccggctgatttttgtatttttagtagagacagggtttcaccatgttggtcaggcaggtctcgaactcctgacctcatgatccacccgcctcggcctcccaaagtgctgggattacaggagtgagccaccgcgcctggcctaactcAATGTAGTATtaacttttcttctcttctgattCTTGTACCAACTGCACCTTTAATTCTTTCTGATCTTTGGCATACTGTTCAAATACTGGTTGAAAAACATATACTCCTCCAGCAATTCCAAGGATAGTGGTAAAAAGCAGGTGTGAAAGTGTCAATCTCCTAAACATTGTTGCAACAAATACAGCACAAGGAAAAGGTGGTTTTGGAAGCCACACTCCAGGTCCAGGAAATCTCTTCAAATCTGTGTacaaaaatggaaagcaaagccatcacttagcacaatgtccttttaaaagattttacGTCACTACTTTGCACTGGAGTGaacaatatttttatgttactaattgaaacaagaatataaatacataaagagtACAGGAAATGAATTAGGGAAGGGTATAAGACAAAGCTAAAACCTCTTCTATTACATAATGTTCTCAATggttttaaatgcatatatatatttatttatttatttatttatttatttttattttttgagacggagtctccctctgtcgcccaggctgtagtacagtggcgcgatctcggctcactgcaagctctgcctcccgggttcacgccattcttctgcctcagcctcccgagtacctgggactacaggcgcccgccaccacacccagctaattttttgtatttttagtagagacagggtttcatcgtgttagccaggatggtctcaatctcctgacctcgtgatccattcgccttggcctcccaaagtgctgggaatacaggcgaaagccaccgcgcccggcctggttttaCTTTTAACTagaggacaaaaaacaaaaagaaactaacaacaacaaaaaaaacaaaaacacaggaacCACTGAGCACGTTTCCACATCTATACAAGAAGCTAAATCATCCCTACCCTGTCCACCTCGTTCAACGGGCATTTTTTCTGAGAGCAACGAACTTAAAATGTTACACCAACACTGACGTTTACGattatcattactttttttttctttttcagtcaggatagcctcgatctcctgaccccgtgatccgcccgcctcggcctcccaaagtcctgggattacaggcgtgagccacggcgcccggcctatcATTACCATTTTTAATAACCACTCAGGCACCCCCGACTGTTCTGCGCCCGCTCCACGTCGCTAAACTCGCTACCGCCTGCTCCCCTCCAGAGATGAGACCGGGCTCCTTCTGGCAGTTTTCGGACCCCCAAGCACAGAGACCGCCAAGCCAAAGGCGAGTAGTAATACCTCGGTTCGGAAACAGCGAAAGAAAACCGCACGCGAGGCACCTCTTGGGGTGGTAGAGACAAAGTTGCCAATTCCCAGTTACTTCCGGGCTTGCGAGCGACGGCTGCTCGCAAAAGCCAAACTTAGTGGATGGACTAGCAGCACGCTCCTGCAGCTTTCTTCCGCCTCAGGAAGGTGGCGGCTGGGGATGAGGAGGCCTTCTAAGCAAGTGCGGAATGGAGCGGGGACGCGAAGATGCCAGCCTCACTTTGCGTGGTCTCCAGAACCGCTCCCACGAGAAGATAAAGCTGCGAAAGAGAAAGTCTACCCTGTACTTCAGCACCCAGGAAAAGAACGCCAGGCGCCGCGGGGGTGAGTGAGGGGGTGCTGTCTGGAGAGCTCCTGCCCCATCTGAAAGGAGCCCCCGTATATTTCACTACCAGCCGGTTGCCCGTTGAGCTCTGTGTTGCCAGATCTTAACGAGTTTTGAAATGCTGGAAACAcagattttaatataaattctgaTTTCTAAATGTTGGCaactaaattcaaattttaaaagaatattctgtATTTGGCCGACAGACTGTCCATTGTGGTCAAGAGCAGGACTTTGGAGACAGCAGACAGATCCGGGTTTGAATCCTGATAAGTAATTTACAGCTTTATTTGGACGAGGCAGTTTAATTTCTGGGCCtcaatttgcttgtctgtaaaatggggctaataatacCTATCCCATAGTACTGTGtggaggattaagtgagatgcATGTAAAGAAATTAACACAGCGCCTGGCATATATAATAGTAagcatcaatatattttaaaatgtacagaggACCATTTTATATTGCACATATACAAAGGGTTGCTTCCCAAATTAGTAATTTATTAGCTGTTTTTTATTAGATACACACGTAGTATGACCTAATTAATTAGCCTAAGGCCTTAGTTAACCcactctttaatattttaattaatattttaatatttaatattatattatttaatatttaatattttaaatatttatattattttaatattttaatattatctttataCAATAAGTTACAAGAAAAGTTGGCTAAGCTAAAAGAGGGACAGTCACCCAGTGATGAGGCTGTGGTCCTTGTATAACCTTCCCTAGGTTGGCTTTGAGAATGGTGTGGAGGGGCCAGAGGTCGCTACTGTGCCTTACAAGGGGCCAACCAGAGCAGCAGATTTTAGGTTCTGCAAGTGGAACTGCCTAACTTTTGTGCCACTACTacctgttttgttctgtttttcagatCTTCTTGGAGAGAATATTCATCTGGTCTTGTTCACCATAGCTTTACGAATATTAAACTGTTTTTTAGTGCAAACAAGCTTTGTTCCAGATGAATACTGGCAGTCTCTTGAAGTTGCACATCACATGGTTTTCAAATATCCTTTGTGGTTTCTTGTGTATTCATCTTGGAAattgtgttcattttcttttagagtaGTCCCCCCTGCTCTCTTGTCTTCAGGAGATAGTTTCCAAGATccctagtggatgcctgaaactgtagACAGTACCAAACTctgtatatattgtttttatgtatgtaaaaaaaatacacacacttataaagtttatataaattaggtacagtaagagattaacagtattaaaatataataagttTAACacaatactataataaaagttatgtgaacatggtctctctctcaaaatatcttcatattttcTGACAGTGGTTGACTGTGGgcaactgaaaccatggaaagtgaaaccacagataaggggggactactatacatattttcagttttctgtattttccccaaataatttTAACTCATCAAAGTACACCATTACTTTATACTAATCTTTCTCCTGTATCTTTCCTTTATGTTAATATACTTGACACAGCCATTAGCATACATTCCCATAGTTCTTAGCACTTGGAGGATACCGAGAAAGTAAAAAACACATTACTGCCTTGAAGAAGTTAAGAGTTTAGTTGGCCAGTTGAATTTGTAATGCAAATATCCAGTATAAAATGCTGTTTTAAGACtgccacaaaataaaatattggtttataaatggaaatgaaaatagattTGCCAAGTGAAGTTGGGTGCACCTGTAGAGGTCCTCCTGCCTCTACAGGTGCACCCAACTTGAGCctaagtttgagaccagcctgggcaagacagtgagaccccatcttaaaaaaaaaaaaaaaaaaggaaataggtttCAATATTATTTGACATTTACTCCTTAATGTTACTAATTATGGTTATTTGACTTGGGAATGGACAGAGAGATTGAGGAGTTACACTTATCCCTTAATCTTTGCAAGCATTTACAAGATTCTTCATCTTTTAGGGAAAGATAGTGTTCAGTTGCTGGTAAGTTCAAATAAAAGTAAccaaaatacttattaaaagtAGATCTATTCTACCTTTTTCAAAGCTTAATGTGTATTAACTAAATGCCGTTGGGGCCatggaatttgtttttaaaaggctaCTGTTGCTAAAGTCCAGCCATA
This genomic stretch from Papio anubis isolate 15944 unplaced genomic scaffold, Panubis1.0 scaffold81, whole genome shotgun sequence harbors:
- the LOC116268511 gene encoding protein PIGBOS1 isoform X9 produces the protein MFRRLTLSHLLFTTILGIAGGVYVFQPVFEQYAKDQKELKVQLVQESEEKKS